One segment of Meriones unguiculatus strain TT.TT164.6M chromosome X, Bangor_MerUng_6.1, whole genome shotgun sequence DNA contains the following:
- the LOC132650093 gene encoding mortality factor 4-like protein 2: protein MSSRKQVSETCGQQPAEEDSSEKPIRSNMQRCQMRGAASGKESAGSQEENVEPAVPGRWGGHLAENSPSGSVQKTRKNQQKTPGNGDGGSSSQMPQPPRKERARADATVESEAALKKNRVDVEVEVKIPEELKPWLVEDWDLVTRQKQLFQLPAKENVDAILEEYAKCTKSQRSADSKKYAVDEVVGGIKTYFNVMLGTQLLYEFERPQYAEILLAHPDAPVSHIYGAPHLLRLFVRIGAMLAYMPLDEKSLSLLLGYLHDFLKHLAKNSASLFTARDYQVASAEYHCKAL from the coding sequence ATGAGTTCCAGAAAGCAGGTTTCTGAAACTTGTGGACAACAACCTGCTGAAGAAGACAGCTCTGAGAAACCAATTCGAAGCAACATGCAGAGATGTCAGATGAGAGGAGCTGCCTCAGGAAAGGAGTCAGCTGGTTCCCAGGAAGAGAATGTTGAACCAGCTGTTCCAGGAAGATGGGGAGGTCACCTTGCTGAGAACTCCCCTTCTGGTTCAgtgcagaagacaaggaagaaccAGCAGAAGACTCCTGGCAATGGAGATGGTGGCAGTAGCAGCCAAATGCCCCAGCCCCCACGGAAGGAAAGGGCACGAGCCGATGCCACTGTGGAGAGTGAGGCGGCATTGAAGAAGAACAGAGTggatgtggaagtggaagtgaagatTCCTGAAGAATTAAAGCCATGGCTGGTGGAGGATTGGGACTTGGTTACTAGGCAGAAGCAGTTGTTCCAACTCCCTGCTAAAGAGAATGTAGATGCCATTCTTGAGGAGTATGCCAAGTGTACCAAGTCCCAGCGAAGTGCTGACAGTAAGAAGTATGCAGTTGATGAAGTTGTGGGGGGGATAAAAACGTATTTCAATGTgatgctgggcactcagctgcTCTACGAGTTTGAAAGGCCCCAGTATGCTGAGATCCTGCTGGCTCACCCTGATGCGCCAGTGTCACACATCTATGGGGCACCACACCTACTGAGATTATTTGTGAGAATTGGGGCAATGTTGGCCTATATGCCCCTCGATGAGAAAAGCCTGTCATTACTGCTGGGctatttgcatgatttccttaagcATCTGGCAAAGAATTCTGCTTCGCTGTTTACTGCCAGAGATTACCAAGTGGCTTCTGCTGAGTATCACTGCAAAGCCCTGTGA